The following nucleotide sequence is from Anguilla rostrata isolate EN2019 chromosome 3, ASM1855537v3, whole genome shotgun sequence.
CATCAAGCACAAatgtttactttaaaatgtgGCTAATCTTAAATCCAAGTTTTTATTCAGCATTTTCTTTCAGACTGATGGTATATTGCAGTAGCACACAAATCATTACCCAACACATTACCCAACTGATTTTGTCACAGGGAGCTGTGGAAAGTACCAGAAACTCTGCCCTAACGGTTATTAATAACGACAAGTAGGGTTTCCATGTTATGGCAGTCTGACCTGTTTTCCAAAGcagtagaaaataaatgtattctaaAAGAGTGATATTTCATTAgtcaaatgaggaaaaaaactacagtataAGAAATAAATTAGCTTGACGcgctccacacacaccctcaactTTTGCATACCACTATCTGTCCTGTTGTTACTTTTAAGcttgtgcaacaaaaaaaaacactgatcacTCCTTCCATTATCTAAAAATAAGTTCACTACATTTGCCTGAAcatcaaaaaaaagtttttaaacacacacacacactcacacatatatatatatatatatatatatatatatatatgtagaaaTTGCTCAGTTtgtatttaatttccttttaatactagtataaatatatattaacatatatttatattaaagaaATGAAGAGAATAgtatttaattttccttttttaatactAGGTAGGTCAACGAGTGATATGATTAacgaaaaacatattttaattcaaaGACAATGAAGCAGAATAAACCTCATACAATAATGCGTCCACATGAACATAGTCTTTGATCACAGATCAGCCTCTCAGTGAGACTGTAATTAGTAGATTCTCGCTGCCATTACCCATTGTTAGattgaatataatattcatattatCTTACCCAGCGTGCAGTTTTGAAAGTTCCAAAAGAGCAGTCAGCTTGAGAATTTTCTCTCCTTTTACTCTCTGACTGCCTCTGGGTGTGCAGGGTGCCTTTCCCtgttcttgctctctctttttgttcttctgaCTGTTTTTATAACACCATGACGAAATAGGAAGTTTAAAAAcctgaatgttttcatttggtCATTTGGGAAATGTGGATTATTTTTAACCACACTTCTCGGTGAGAAGGATTACAACTGGAAGCTGTTATTAGTTCACACACTTGGTGTCACAGGAGGGGCAGTCACGCCAATGTCATGGATAACACTGGATGATTCAGAACTGACCATTTGCTGCTCCTTGAGGGATCAGCGAATATCAAGCCACTCAGAAAGCCTCTTTTCCAATAGAATCGTTGATTCTCTGTTGTTCCCCAGGGCCTTAATCATACACATAGTCTAATTTCGGCAACCCAATGAACACGGTTACCAGATTCACGACTGACATGTTAAGGACAGCACTGACATCCTTTTAACTAGTGCAAAATGAGACCGGTGTCTTGGATTCATGTTAACGTGATAGTTGTTCTCAGTTGCATCAGTCAATTACACTAATCCAAAAAGAACCCAGATCAATCTGAATCACAGTCTTTTATGTTCGGATATATCTCTCTCTTCTTTGAGGGcacgttttcctttttttttggtgacacCGCTGTGCTACTTGATCGTAAATTATGAGCAAATGTGAGTTGAGAGTATTCCAGtgcctttttttaattgaattgaatatgttgcatttttaatctGTCCTACAGATTCCGGGTGCTGGTTCAGTTCTACTTCCTTATGTGAGTAAAATGAGTAAATGGTGAGTAAATCTGTTAAAATTAACATTGCCAATGTGACTGCAAAACCACAGACTTATTGTGCGCACGCACCATAGATGACGGGACAAACCAAGAATGTAGTCATGGATAACACAAACAATCCCTAGGCTATGCCACCCTGTGAAATGATGCTGACTTTGCCTTTGGGAATTTCAAGATTCAAgatttctgtgaaaacaaagcaGATAATCATTCATTTGAGTGAAACATGCTTTCCTTTCACAGAGATCATCgaaatacaaatgaacaaaacataaccaatctttatttaaatattcagctTATGATAACTGTAATGAATTTCTGATCAATATGCTGAGttccttttataaaaatattttaaaagcagcatGGGCCACGTTCTTATAGAATCTGCGTAAAGGAAAACCTCAAAAGTGACTATAACATAAGACAGCGAGGTTTTGAGCCCTCTAAGAGTGAGAAAAGTCTCATTTTGCCTAGTATGTGTGCTATAAATGCTGCAACCACACTTACAGGAACTGAGAGTCAgtttgtgttgtaattttgCACATCTGTGGTCTGTTCCTATAAATTTGTATACCAGATACAGGCAAATGTCATGATCACATATAGTCTTGCTGATCAATATAGCACTTGTGGATCAGTATCACAGATACTATGTTTTCAATACCTGAATTGCACTTATGTAATTTCTAATGCAGTCTGGTTTTAGACAAGTAGTTAAATACATGGTCGACAGAAAGCTAAATTAGCTTCATGTGGCATCTCAGTGACAAAATATATTGGCTCCTTGATTGTCCACTTTCAAAACCAATGCTGTCAAAGGCCCTGATCAAGGTTTGATTATAAAGGTGGCTTCAAAATATATGTTTCATGCACTACacatttctgaatttaaattgaGCGAAACCATATTTTAGCtgaatgtttgacatttttgcaCCCCTGCTCACTCACTTCTGGCTCACAGCTACTATAATTATGGAGGCACCAGCTACAAATAACCAGGCTGCAATAGTGGAAAGTGCAAATGCTTGGCTGGGACTTGGAATCAACTGTTAGACTATATCTGAAAAGCAATTGTGGGCATTAAAAGTGATAAAAACTCAGCTGACGTACAATGATGCATGGACTGTTTCCAACTGTAAACAGTTTGGCCCTAACTTCTACAATAGAATTAAGTTGCTTGTAGCTGAAAAAGCATTGGAACTAAATGAAAAGTACCCCTACACATGTTAATCAAATGAAGTACAAAGTTGGCAGTTAAATTGAATCTTAGCTCCTTTTTCAGCTTTTCACCTTTAGGGATATGTCGCCCCCTGTGCCTCAAAGTATGTATAGCATTACACCTTTGCatttgaatatacagtatacaccaGATTCTATAGACTGACCACATGGCTTCTTGCATAGTTGTGggtttcatttcagctttgaGGGGGACACACTACTAGGCCAGATGGTATGGTATTACAATAAGTatcactgttgcctcacagcaagtaGGTCCTTGGTTTGAATTCCGCCCAATTCTGTGTGGAGCTTGTACGTTCTCCcagtgtccatgtgggtttcctccaggtactgtGGTTTCCTCCACAATTGCCCCTGGCCAtgaatgtgtgatgtgtgtgccctgaaatggaCTGGCGAACTGTTCATGGTGTATTTCTGGCTCtcactcaatgcatgctggCATAGGCTCCTGTAcctcctgcgaccctgaccTGGAATAATGGGTATAGATAGTGGATCAGCCGCCTAGTTTCGCATAGTCAGATGTCAAGTCACAAGCATACTAGGTGGTCGAgaaattcattcaaatgaatataTTGGGGGGTGACAtgcctccctgtctcccccaaACATATGTGTATTGTTACATTCTTATCTTACATTCCTACCTGTCATTACTACTACTTGCTACAGGAGGGTTCTAGTTGGCAGCTGGAGTTTCATTGCAGAATGTTCACCACAGTACTGTATTTTGTCACTCCCCTTTAAGCACGTGAAGCCAAAACAAGAAGTGTAGAacaaaggacaaaaaaacagcaaaatggtCCTTAGAGCAATATTGGCCTATGGATACATGTTTATAAACATATTGGTATGTATTTGCTCAGTTTTCAGGGTCCCATTTTTATGGATGCCTACCTTACAATAAATTGCAAAGCAATCTGTGATATACAGCAATTCACACATTGTGCAAAACATATCTCAGCACATGCAATCAGCGcacttttgaaaaaattattattactgtatcCCTGCGGTCACCCTACACTATTTACTGGATTGAAGAGACTGCCTGTGACGTTGAGAAGATCTTTCAcatgctctgcagcagcagggcgccttgtaacccatTCTACCTGACCAAAgagatcacagagcttctccaccctagctccccagtggtggaacgaactccccgtccctctccgaacctccccctcactacccatcttccgccgtggcctgaagactcatctcttcagactatacctagactaaccaccaccacgctgtatatttcactctaaatcccccaccccccttttttttgtcatgatacttgttacatgttgccccatcccagcactttttggtcatttgtatttgtcctaatactgtagcttattcttctgccgaGTTGGCTTTGcggaggttaggtctgaatagtgttcattgtgtgaactaaactgtgtccttcgctagaaatagctgtacaaaataagtattgtatcttactgaacctgtgtttagtagttgtctatgaccatgaaatgcactttttgtacgtcgctttggataaaagcgtctgccaaataaatgtaatgtaatggaaaacaATGACCGCATAATGAAGTCCTTTGTATAATTTCGGGTTGGATTTGGTAAATGCAGTATTCCATTTATGTTGTTTTCGCAGTGGCCTATATTTCTTTCCTATTAATActatttatcaatttatttccCCATTTAATGGGACTCATTTCGCTTTCACGGCCGACTCTACCATAGAGCGTAGACGTCTCTATGGCCTCTCCCCAGTATTGTTGTCACGTGACACCTAACCGGGCTATCCCTTCCTAGGCTCCGCCTCACTACTAGGGAGAACCAATGAGAACGAAGAACTCTCATTGTGGAGACcaattaaaacatacattttaccGGTTCTTGTGTCTGATTAAAGGGCAATGAAACATGGCTCAGCTATCTAGGAAATAGTGGGGAAACGATTGGCgttattttataattaacaCAGCAATCAACGTTAGTCCAGCAGGTTACAATGGTGCATGCAATGCTGAAGTGATCATTATATTTATCGTAGCTGATCTGTAGGGACTGTGCATTGTGAGGTCTAACAAACCGCCGTTTGGACCGCCTGTGGCTGTGATCGGCGTTGATCAGCGCTCTGTAGCTTGTTGCAGCGACTAGGGAGAGGGCGAGCGCGaaagggaggggaaagagagaggccGGCGGAAACGGAGGGGAGTGGAGTTTTCAGTTTCACCATAAACAGGCAATTGAGGAGACGGTAACgaattacatttttaacttGTTGCAAAaatcgtttttaaaaattgtagcTAGCAAGCTGGAATACCGACAGTCCCGGCGAGGGGAGTCGATGGCTTAGCAAAGCTAGGCAGGCATCCGTCGAATATGCATGTGACAGATAGTGCGACACCGGTATGATACTAGCTGGTGAATACCGTGGATTGTGGAGACTCATTCGCATGGTCCCAGAATATGAAGACGACAATGGATTCGTGGTTTGTCGTTCCTCCTTGGATAACCACCTAGAAATGACCGGGAGCACACGTGCATTGTAAGGTCTTAGCGACGGACCACCGAAATTCGTTTCAAGGTAACAGCTATGTGTACTCTGCGAGGATAGAACCAGGCATTAGGCTCTTTATCGGGAACGAGCGTGGAGGGGCGTTGTGGGAATGGCACGCTTTAGTTGAACTCAAGACTTTGATCGCCTTGTTCTCTTTTTGTTTCGTATAAAGCCGGCAGGCTATTTTGTGAGCCTATGTACAAACAAAACAGCCACGCCACGCCAAACGTGTCACTCGAGGGGGGTAGCTTTTCTGAGCTGTCTTGAGTGCTCCATTTTATACAGTTCCGTAGATTTATGCTAAGCTAACTGGCTAGCTCGGGTCAAGCTCGTGCACACTCATGAAGGAGTACAAAGTAGTCGTTCTTGGAAGCGGCGGCGTCGGCAAGTCCGCGCTGACTGTCCAGTTTGTCACGGGTACTTTTATCGAGAAATACGACCCGACAATTGAGGATTTCTATCGGAAAGAGATCGAGGTGGACTCGTCGCCTTCCGTGCTGGAGATCCTCGACACGGCAGGCACGGAACAGTTCGCCTCCATGAGAGATCTGTACATCAAGAACGGCCAAGGCTTCATTCTGGTCTACAGTCTCGTCAACCAGCAGTCATTTCAGGTAACGTACTATATCTAATGCAGATAATATGCTAATCAATCACTGATGAAAAAGTCGCTTTGCTCTTGCAAGCCAGCTTCAGCTTGCTAGTAACGGTACCACCCTCTGTAAGATGGACAAATAATGCTAGCTAGCAGATTTGCTCTGCATAATCATTTCAGTAACGTTACTGTGCGGACTCGTTTTGGAATTATATAGCCATTGTTAAGATATGCTTAAATAGCTGTTctcattgcatttattgttaCAGTATGGCTATCTTGACGCCCACACTTGCCTTTCAGAGAAATTGCTTCCAACGATTATCATAGCTAATGACTGTACCACTTGATTTATCAAGagtagctagccagctactTGTCAGAGTTGGCTTACGAGCACGTAACTTCATAGGTGCTACTGCTTCTCAAAGTCTTTCCTCTCTTGAGGAAAAGATTACATGTTAGATGCACAAATGAAGGACTGATAATATCACGTATGGAGATAAGCATGAGCTTTACAGCCTTGAAGAATATATAAACCCACGGAGTCAAACATGTGGGCCTCCTGGGTAACGTTACAGGCTTGGGTGTTTTGTGTGACAAAACTACTTTGATGCAAGGTGACAAATGAGAATAAATAAGCGTTAATATGCAAGGACCCAAGAAcgcataatgaagaaaaccagctattcaccccctccctgctcatGTGCCTGCTTTCTGGATAGTCGAATGCCCCTTGGATATGTTTTAGAAAAACCATGTGAACTGCAGGTCcaaagaaaaatgcaataaaCAGCTGTCCAAATCACTTTCAGTTTCACCTGCAATGGAccatcatattcatattcagcaTATTCAGCATCAACCACCAGTGTCAGGTGATGGGTACTGCTTCCCTGTGTTGTCACAAGAGAATTTGTATAGCTTGCATGTAGCTTAAGATTTTGTGGGTATACTTTTTTGTAGTTTGCAGGGCTATGTGCTTCCTACACCTTTTTAATCTTGGCTGGACAGACCAGACTCAATAAATGACGACACCCTTGTAACCATTGCAGTCGTTTTGAAGGTTTTATTGAATGATGGGTATTGACTGCGCTTGTGGTTGTTGAAAGAcagttatttgtgtgtgagtgtgtgtgcgagagagtgagagcagcCATCCGATCATGCAGTTTGGTTTACTAAAGCATCCAGTGCTTTCTCCCCTCCTCACCTTTGGCTCTCAGGTAAATTCCTTCATTCTTCTTTTTCGCTCTTGCACCCCACTGCGCTCCTCACCTCGTTCTCCGCCCTCCCCCAGGACATCCGACCAATGCGAGACCAGATCGTGCGAGTGAAGCGCTTCGAGAAGGTGCCCCTCATCCTGGTGGGGAACAAGGTGGACCTGGAGTCGGAGCGCGAGGTGTCGGGCTCGGACGGCCGGGCGCTGGCCCAGGAGTGGGGCTGCCCCTTCATTGAGACCTCTGCCAAGAGCAAGACCATGGTGGACGAGCTGTTCGCCGAGATCGTGCGGCAGATGAACTACGCCACTCTGCCCGAGAAACAGGAGCAGTGCTGCACCGCTTGCGTGGTCCAGTGAGGCCTGGGGCCCGCATCTCTCAGTACCTCCAGGTGAGGCCCCAAAATCAATGGGGGTCGAGGGTCGGCGGTCGGGGGTCGGGGAGGGCACTCTTATTTGTTGGGGCGTTTTCTCAAACTTGCCTTTTCCTTCAGATTACTCCTGACTTTAGTGTCTTAGCACGGCGTCTGAAATTCCACCACAGGCACAGACATTCCTGAACATAAGTGGGCCGATAAACGCGTGCAGGTGTATATATGTGTTCTGAAGTGGTGTTGTACACAAGTACGTTGCTCTGTGAAATAAGCGACGCTGGCTTCTGTTTGATGGCTTTGGCATGCGCTGGGATCCTTGTGGGCGGCACCAATGTGAGATGTGCAGTATGGGATTTGAAGGCGAGGACAGTGAAAAATCTGGAACGAAACTACAACtggagggcagagagggagagaggaatggaGGGAGATGCAGGAGTAGGTGTCAGCAGGGTTGGCTGGTTGTCATCGGTAGAATGTGGCATGAAGAGCAAACTGCTTTAACTCTTGGGAGGttgagggaaagacagagagggagaaatggagcgagagagagtaaGAAATGGACAGAGAAGGAGCAGAACTCAGTGGAAGAGGGAGATTCCTGGGGAAGGAGGGAAACGCAATATCCTGAATAAAAGTCGTtccaaaacaggaaacagatttTGGCACTGTGTGAAAAACTGGCTCACcacacatgtgtgtatgtacgcgcgcacacacagacacacgcgcacacacacactgacacatacttCTGCGCTATAAATTGTAGTGTAAAACTGAAGGTCACATCAGAAGAATAGTCCCACAATTGAGAATATTCCCAGTGTTAAAATGACGCATCTGGCTGTGGTGATGtggtaaatattgcatttaatgCAATGCTGCAGTCAAATAGCGTTTCCTTCTGGTGTGCTTGCCATTGTGTGAATCTGCTGCTCAGGGTTGCTtatctttgcattttttccccctgtcttCCTCTCAAGaaggcacacagacactcatccAGATACATACAGCAGGTCAGGactcctcttcctgtttgtctTTGTACTTCCTATCTCAGACCAACAGTGGTTATTATCCCAATATAGCCTCCATGCCACTATTGTTAATGGTCTGCTAAGTGTTTGTGCTTGAAACGTGcctcatttgtttgtttaggGTCATACAGAAATATAATGCTAATCTGAATAATGGACTTAATCATGATGAGCGAGtccattttatttgtgcagCCGTGCTCCAGGGCAGAAATCctgtttgtgtggaaaaaatgtaaagggCGACACAGTGATATGATAAAGCTGTGGTTATATATTCCAATCACAGATAAGGGTGTAGTAGGAGGTGAAACCTTTTGTGCCAGGCCAGTGCCACTGTATGTACAATGCTCTGCTTGCAAGGGCCAGCCACTGATAAATAGCCAGTAACGAATGAAAATCCAAAAAGAGCAATAGCAGCCCAGCAATAGCGCCTTTGTCTCAAACCAAACGAAAAAGGGAAatgggagagggtgggaggatGTGTCACACGCGCCAGCCGTCTGAGTGGCCAGCGAGTTGATGAGTGGATCGTAAAAATAACGGCAATAATAATCCTTAGTCACAGAGCACCTTTCACACCAAGAGCCGGGCGGCGCGGAGTGGAATAAGGAGGACAGTACGTTTGAAAAAAGAGAGCGTATTTTAAGAATAAGGGATGTTTGGGGTTGCTCATCTGTGCTCCAGTGCGTTGGTCGGCTGGAATTCTGCCCCCAAATCAGCCTGTGGATCATGTGACCCTCGGTGTCTTCCCGCTGCCGCCGGCCGGCTCGCTCCGCGCTCCCCTGTGCGGTTTCCTTTCTGGAGGAGCCCCGTGGTGAGGAGCGCGTTTCGGGGCTCTGTTGATGCTGGAAGGCACCGTGGTGTAgcagttagggaactgggctcgtatGTGCTGTCGCCTTGAGCGCGACACTCGGCATGAACATACCTAACTGCACTGatggtttgtgtgtttaaaaatatgtattctgCGGAAGGGGCAATGGCTGGGCCTGCTTAacgtaaatgtaatgtgtttatatttaacaAATCCATTCAGAGATCTTTGCACTCACTAATCAGGGCCACCTCTTTGATGCTCTCTGGGAGTCTGATCTGAGACGGCACATCTCACGTCTCttctcagttgtttttttgttgtggatGCGAGACATGCATGAAGGTGCAGTGTGCAAGTTTGGAGaaacgagcgagagagagagctagatttacattttaataaagagTTCCGTCGCCtcccaccccttcccctccgCTCTCTTTTCAAAGCCCTtccctccaaacacatgcacgtgcgCTGGCTGACATCTGAGtactggagagagagggcatgTAGAGCATTGAAAGCATTGGAGAAGAGTGCAGCAGGTAGCAGTCGAGTTAGTGTTAGCTAGCTGCGGCAAGAAGCAAGAAAAATAGCAATAATCCACAGACCaacttttgttttgaattaaatatttttgctacagcattttaatttCTACTTATTCTATGCTAGACCGCTAGCTTTAGCACCATCTCTGCAGTATCTATGCTCTGCTCTTAATTGTGTAGCCCCATTCTGCCTGCTCTGGCAGTGCTGTGAACGTGCAACTGGATTGACAGGCAGGCAGTGTGGCCTCCTTGGAcggagctgtcctgattggttgttacgATACAGGTGCAGTTAAAtttggagtggct
It contains:
- the rap2c gene encoding ras-related protein Rap-2c, whose amino-acid sequence is MKEYKVVVLGSGGVGKSALTVQFVTGTFIEKYDPTIEDFYRKEIEVDSSPSVLEILDTAGTEQFASMRDLYIKNGQGFILVYSLVNQQSFQDIRPMRDQIVRVKRFEKVPLILVGNKVDLESEREVSGSDGRALAQEWGCPFIETSAKSKTMVDELFAEIVRQMNYATLPEKQEQCCTACVVQ